The DNA segment TTGGGTCGATCGGCCTGCGGTCCGCATACGTGAGCGGCTGGTGCGCGTTCTTCGACTACACGCGCCGCTACGGCCTGGACGCGCAGTTCCCGCTGAGCGACCATGGCGACTTCGAGGACGTCATCGACTTCATCGCCGCGTGCGGTCCGCGGCGCGTGTACACGGCGTTCAGCAATGCGAGAGACCTCGCGAAGGCGGTCGAACGCCGCCTCAAGATCAAGGCCGAGGCGCTGCTCACGAGGTGAGCCCATGGACAGCCGAAGGGAAGGCAACACCGTCCTGCTGAAACTCTCTGACGGGGAGGATCTCTTCCCGAGCATCGAGGCGACCGCGACGACGCACGGACTGGAGAACGGCTCCGTCCTCTGGGGGATCGGGATGGTCCAAGACTTCGAGATCGGGTTCTTCGGGCCGAGCGGCTACGAGAAATCCGCGTTCCGGGACCGTCACGAGCTCCTCGCGTTGCACGGCAGCATCGCGATGCGCGGCGACCCGAAGCTCCATCTCCACATCGCGGTCGGAAGGCCGGA comes from the Thermoplasmata archaeon genome and includes:
- a CDS encoding DUF296 domain-containing protein, with the translated sequence MDSRREGNTVLLKLSDGEDLFPSIEATATTHGLENGSVLWGIGMVQDFEIGFFGPSGYEKSAFRDRHELLALHGSIAMRGDPKLHLHIAVGRPDHGVLGGHLFRARTAVVNEIQLVRFDTIQMNRVFNERTGLRELVLE